In Rhipicephalus sanguineus isolate Rsan-2018 chromosome 1, BIME_Rsan_1.4, whole genome shotgun sequence, the DNA window cagaCGTGTTGTGCCCCGtcaccgctagtagccccttcctaatcttactacgcttttctgcatgacaccgtAGCACTGCGCCGAAAGTGGCTTAGGATCGCTTTGCACACAACAGATAGAGGCTAAGctccttcaccaagaccgtccgcttcgtctcttggggtcttcgtccacctttaatgggatttcatgacggacccgcagtccaagtttcagtcttgtttcatagaacgtctgattgcggggacatggcttgcatcgacgtggcatgcacgtgttaacacagtacaacgacgctgctgcctcgagcacagtagcacgcgtcaacgcgtgggaaaaaaaaaagcgcgacgtcaacgtcatctgtattctaaacgcgaaggcgcctaaaggcctccaagattcgcacgcactatctcggaggcaacggcGCACCGTCGACGGTcgtgcagcgcgcatgcccgcgcctgCGCGTGACTgacgcgtcttccgcgacagcgcgggcagcacctgtacgctagcgtacgttcgtatcaaacgtcgcgggctACAAATCGGTTCGCGACAACCAttctccaatacattgcaggctaatgggtcttggccgggaccacagaaaaattcgtatcaccccgaaattcgtacgagccgtgatcgtatgaccgaggttttactgtacgtcTGAGAGGTTTCTAGGCTGCATATGGATActctcgtagaagaaaaattgttaaaaaattgcgcattactgagcacgtcgctaacgaacgctttacgccagcagataagtagaatataaaagtcattgcagttttatgtcgtcTACTTAAACACGATACTGCTGTACAGTATACGCGCCTGGTggtccggtattgcgaaaaccgtaataagTTTACGAGCAAAGTAGAACTCCCCAGcgctatttgcaccatcgtgtggGTGCTTCCTAttgttcttgtgattagatggcaagcCGCTAGCAGGTCGGCAAGCAAAGCAGCGACTGCCACCAATTACAAatgcgacaagcaaaaaccgcaatcagcgaagtgtataaagagctgtcatgtgaAGGAGCTAAAGCAACGccgataagttgtttcggaaggaaCCAAATATgtcttgagcaagaaatacaaagcttgTGAGATACTAGTagatatttcattcaagtgaaacaaaattggtcgcagttaataaattttcaagcgaccATCGTTGTGCATAGTGGTTTAGTGCTAccttatatattgtcacgtgcgtcGTCGTCACTGGAATCCACAGAAGACGAGGGTGCGGCAGACAAGGTTTATTAGTAAGGAGGCGTACTTGTGCCTCTCACTTAGGACACAAAAGGAACACTAACAGGATCGGAGCGGCGTGCCCATGCACAGCTGCCGTTCCACCAAAGAACAACCCACAGCTTACGTGCTGCCAGTTATTTAAGCGCTGAGAAGACAACACAGAACATGCGCACACCTATCATCAGATACTGCACTGTCTGATACGATGGGCCCATCGGAAGTTAATCGCAGTCCGCTCTAGCCTATCTAAATGACGCGACGGCTGTCGCTCTATAGTGGCAGCTGCGCAGAACGGCATGGCACGTGGCATTGCTCCCCCCTTCAAAAACATCGCCTCGATGTTGAAAGCAAGCACTGAAGTCATAAGGCACTGAAGTTTTCACAAAAAAGAGGAACAAGGGCACATAATGTCTGCTAGCGCGCATAATAGGGTTTCAAACGCACGACGTGAACAATTTCAGACCGCACACGTCGACGCTGGGAGTCTGTCACACCATCCGGGACGATTTCATAGTTCAGTGGCCCTACGCGACGAACAATTTTGTAGGGGCCAAAAAAACGCCGCAGAAGCTTTTCGCTGAGGCCTCGTCGGCGAACTGGTGCCCATAGCCAAACTTGTTCGCCGGGTGTGTATTCCTGATGGCGGTGTCGCAGGTTGTAGTGTCGGGCATCCGTCGCTTGCTTGGTTGCCGTTCGCAGTCGAGCCAGCTGCCTGGCCTCTTCAGCGCGTTGTTGAAATATCGCTACGTCCGGGTTCGGGTCGCCTTCGTTTACATGCGGCAACATTGCGTCCAGAGTCGTTGTCGCTTCCCGTCCGTAAACAAGAGCGAATGGTGTCAGCCCGGTTGTCTCCTGGGCGGccgtattatatgcgaaggtgacaTATGGGAGCACTTCATCCCATGTTTTGTGTTCAACATCGACGTACATCGACATCATGTCCGCCAGGGTCTTGTTGAGCCGTTCTGTGAGGccgttagtttgcgggtggtatgcggtAGTTCGGCGATGGGTGGTGTGGCTGTACCGCAAAATGGCTTGCATCAGTTCGCAACAGAAGGCTGTCCCTCTGTCAGTGATAACGACCTGAGGTGCACCGTGGCGCAGGACAATTTGGTGAACGAAGAATCTGGCGGCTTCTTCAGCAGTGGCTCGAGCAAGGGCGCGGGTTTCTGCGTAGCGAGTCAGGTAATCTGTCGCCACAATGATCCACTTATTTCCTGCGGTAGACGTCGGGAAGGGTTCCAGAAAGTCCATTCCGATTTGTTCGAAGGGCCTTGTTGAGGGTTGAAGTGGCTGGAGTAGTCCAGCGGGTTTTGTTGGCGGTCtcttgcggcgttgacactctCGGCACGTCCGTACGTAATGCTTGACGTCTTCTAGAATGCGCGGCCAGTAGTAACGCTCACGGATCCGCGAAAGCGTTCGTGTACACCCAAGATGCCCGGAGGTTGGTTCGTCATGTGACGCCTGCAAGATTTCCTGACGCAATGACCacggcacgacgagaaggtaggtGCTCTTCCTAGAGTCGAAGTTCTTTTTCACAAGGACACCGTCTTTTAAGCAGAATGTGTGAAGAGCACGCCTGAAAGTTTTGGGTATCTCCGTACGTTTTCTTTCAAGATGTTCAATGAGACagttcagttcagggtcggcccTTTGTTGGGCGGCTAAGTCGGAAGCGGTGATCATGCCCAGAAAACTGGCGTCGTcgtctgcacacggtggtggTTGCTCAACCGGGGCTCGAGACAGACAATCTGCGTCTGAATGCTTTCTTCCGTTCTTGTGCACTACCGATATGTCCAACTCCTGGAGCCGCAAGCTCCACCTTGCGAGACGTCCGGATGGATCCTTTAGGTTCGCAAGCCAGCATAAAGCATGGTGGTCGGTAATGACGGTAAAAGGTctgccgtacaaatatgggcggaaTTTGGAAGTTGCCCACACAATTGCCAAGCATTCCTTTTCGGTCGTGGAATAATTGTACTCTGCCTTAGACAAAGATcgactggcgtaggcgatgacgtgtTCTCGTCCGTCCCGCCTTTGAACAAGAACGGCACCGAGGCCGAcactgctggcgtcggtgtggatttctgttgCCGCGTTCtcgtcaaagtgggccaaaattggGGGCACTTGAAGACGTCTTTTGAGCTCCCGAAACGCTTCTTCTTGGGGTGCTTCCCACACAAACGAGCTGTCTTCTTTCGTTAGACGTGTCAGGGGCTCGGAGACCTGCGAGAagtccttgacaaagcgcctatAGTACGTGCAAAGTCCGCGGAAGCTTCGGAGGCTCTTCTTTTCGCGGGGTTGCGGGAAGTCTCGAACTGCAGCTGTCTTCTCTGGGTCTGGTAGAACGCCGGCAGAACTGACGACGTGACCAAGGAACTTCAGCTGCTCGTAGGCAAAACGGCATTTTTCGGGCTTTAACGTAAGTCCTGAAGCCTTAAGTGCATCAAGTACCACTTTTAACCTGCTGATGTGTTCCTCGAAGGATGGAGCGAAGActatgacgtcgtccaagtacaccaaacaagtttgccatttcaggccagcCAATACGGTGTCCATTACCCTTTGGAAAGTTGCAGGGGCAGTGCAAAGTCCAAATGGCATGACTTTAAACTGGTATAGTCCATCTGGTGTAATAAACGCCGTCTTTTCGCGATCCCTTTCGTCAACTtccacctgccagtagccagtccTTAGATCCATAGATGAAAAGTATCTGGCATTGCAGAGACGATCGAGGGCGTCATCAATTCGAGGGAGCAGATAAACGTCCTTTCTCGTTACCTTATTGAGTCGGCGATAGACGACGCAGAATCTTGGAGTGCCGTCCCGTTTTTTCACGAtcactacaggggaagcccacgggcTTTGGGAGGGCTCAATGATGTTGTCATGAAGCATTTCTTGTACCTGTTTCCGGATTGCCTCGCGCTCTTTCATGGACACACGGTACGGCGATTGGTGACTTGGTTGCACATTTTCATcagttatgatgcgatgtttcacAAGCGTTGTCTGGCGGATCTTGGGTGACGTGGCGAAACAATCCTGGTAGCTATAGAGCAGTTTCCGCAGCCTTTCGTGTCTTTCCAGGGGCAACGCCggattcacgttaaagaacacgtcATGTGTACGAGGATGGAGTGCGTCGTCCATCGTGAGTACATCGCTTATGTCCGGGATGGTCTCGAATAGTGCCACAGTGGTGCCCTTTGCAAGGTGACGATATTCCGAGCAGAAATTAGTGATTAGTACACTGACGGTTCCTTCAACGATGTGAACGATACCTCTGGCGATAGCCAAGCCTTTTTCAAAGAGCAAACTCTGGTTGGCCTCGACCAAACCTTCCGCGCAGATGCAGCTGTCAGCGCCCACGGGGATGACAGCACTCGAGCGTGGTGGCAATGTGACGTGCTCATCGAGAATCATTAGCGCCGCTGATAATGCAGGACTTGGATTTCGCGTGACGCCCGTATCTGGTGACAGGGTGATTGTTTGCGCTCGAAGATCTATGATTGCTTTGTTTGCCGAAAGGAAGTCCGCACCGAGAATGACGTTCCGAGAGCACTGGTCCAGGACGACGAAAACAGTAGGGTACGTATGCCCTTCCACATCCACACGAGCTGTGCATCTTCCCTTTGGTGTTATGACGTGACCGCCTGCTGTTCGTACCTGCGGGCCTTCCCACGAAGTCAGCACCTTCTTCAACTGATCGGCGAACACCGCACTCATGACGGAGAAGTCAGCACCGGTATCAACCAACGCAATTAGGTCCCGGTTGTCCATTTTCACTGCCAGATCGGTCGATTTTACCTTGGCGTTGCAGGTCTGTCGTGGTGTACTGTTGCGGCTTGGACGGAACTTAGTGCTGATATGTCGCTCGTGTCTCTCACACGCTGCAGGTAGTGTTGCTCCACTGGGACTTTCGGGCGGGGGAGGGTCTTCAGGGGTGCGCCGggcagcaaccacacctccattgGTTGCCGTCTTTAGTTTCCCAAATGAGGGCTAGGGGACCTTCCCCGTGATGCTCCTGTGTTGGCAGGGTGTGGTGATGGGTAACGGCGAGACGAAGGCGATGGTGACCTGTAGCGGCCCGCTGGCGAACTTTGTCGCTGCAAATAGTCTTCAATCTCGGCTGGCCTTTGACCAGGTTGCGGACGTGAAGCGCCGACGTGAAATCCACGTATTCCGAGGTTCCTATAGAAACAGTTACGGTACAAGTGGCCAGGTTCGCCGCAGTGGAAACACAGCGGGCGATGGTCGTCAGTCCTCCACACGTCGGACTTTCTAGGGACGGCTCTTTCGGCAGGAGGTCGGTAGACATTTGGTTGTGGGCGTGGCGGTGGAGAGTACGTCGGTTGGGCGGGGCGCACCGGGTGGCGCGCGGCCGCGGCGTACGACACAATTTGCGGTCCTCGTGGAGCCCACTCAGGCTCCTGGCTTGGTGGAACTAATGGTCCGGTCCCCAGCGCCTGCTGAACTTCTTGTCTGACGACATCGCTCAACGTCGCGACTTGAGGACAAGAACTCGGGAACATCTTCCGTAGTTCCTCTTGCACAACAGCCTTTATGGTGTCCCGAAGGTTGCTGACGGTTACAGCATTAAGCTCGGCCGGCGACGTACCGCCTACCAGAGCAGGGCGTCCATACTGTCTCCGCCGCACATCGAGAATCTTTTCCATGGCGGCAGCTTCCGTTACAAATTGGGAGACAGTTTGCGGTGGATTGCGCATTAATCCAGcaaaaagttcttccttcactcctctGATAAGGAatccgagtttttttttctctggcattTCCGGATCTGCTCGACCAAATAGATGCTTCATTTCTTCGACGAAGACAGCGACGCTCTCGTTAGGGAGCTGGAAGCGTGAATGCAGCTGCCTCTCCGCCCGTTCCTTGCGAGCGACGCTTGAAAACGTCCGAAGAAGGCTGCCTTTGAAATCCTCCCACGTCCTAAGCACGGATTTGTGGTTGATGAACCAGGTACGCGCAGACTCTTCCAGTGTAAAGTAGACCCACTGCAACTTCGCTTCGTCATTCCACTTGTTGATGGTCGCCACGCGCTCGAACTGTTCCAGCCAGTCCTCGGggtcgtcgcacggcgttccGCGGAATTTAGGGGGTTCACGGGGTTGCTGCAATACGACGGCTGTTGGCAACTGGGCTTCACTCATCTTGACAGGCCTGGCTTCTTTCGTGGCGGGTGGTTTTTCTGGAAGGAGGCCGTGCTCCGGGGGAAGTCCTAGCTGTCGGCGGCTTCTTCTCTGGTCGTCTTCCTTTGCTTGGTGAGGACTGGTGTCACGGCTGCACGAAGGGTTACTgaacatacccagcacctccaccagatgtcacgtgcgTCGTCGTCACTGGAATCCACAGAAGACGAGGGTGCGGCAGACAAGGTTTATTAGTAAGGAGGCGTACTTGTGCCTCTCACTTAGGACACAAAAGGAACACTAACAGGATCGGAGCGGCGTGCCCATGCACAGTTGCCGTTCCACCAAAGAACAACCCACAGCTTACGTGCTGCCAGTTATTTAAGCGCTGAGAAGACAACACAGAACATGCGCACACCTATCATCAGATACTGCACTGTCTGATACGATGGGCCCATCGGAAGTTAATCGCAGTCCGCTCTAGCCTATCTAAATGACGCGACGGCTGTCGCTCTATAGTGGCAGCTGCGCAGAACGGCatggcacgtggcaatatatatgtataataacaaattttcgaatgtatcgaagcatcttaacatacaattggaatgtgtcgtatcggatacagtcAGTGTTGTGGCatcttgtacctgtatctcaaatacttcttgcctgggtatcttgtatcttatgacgatacaatttcaaagcatCTTTGCCCTGCCCTATTGATAACATCCATGCAGAAACACGCTGCACTCACGGGCGCGTGCAGCCTGAAGCAATAAaatttcttgggcgagttggtttacacGTGCAGAAGTCGTTACAAAACACCGACAGAGGAAGCAGCACGAGCGCGGTCCTTCCTctgtccgtgttttttcgcgctACGATGACTACTGCGCAGCCTGAAGCACGACGACGGGAGGTACCTAACGCGGGGACAGTTACGATATTGCCATGCGcgtttctttttgtcatttttatgtaactagtccattgcacgcgtagccgccgccttgcgcaagccgcgccctaaggtctgggaacattccagattatcttagaatcttcttataggctcgAACGCGCAaatgcgaacagttgagattattctcgaaataacgcggccaccagcgataaggctcgaatgttcgatgccgcatctaTAAAATACCGGCGCGCCTTGCCGCGCCGGCAAGGCgcgccgacgctctgttcgccgttatcagtgtacagtgtgtattgctatagtttgactttctgtttcccggtcacaagttcggtgaaataaaaaaaaaatgtttttggacacgccaactgctgtctttttcgacgtcacgaccccgtgacaatattcatACAGCTTCAAGTAGATGTCACTTCGGTATGTATACAGTGCACTCGATTTAATAGCGAATCAGTGACGTACCTGGTCAGTGCGTGTATGCTGTGCTACTTGTGAGGTACGAGAACGGCTTGGCGAGCAGAAGCTGACAAGAGCTGATGACGGTGACAATGCATCGGACGACAGGACTCGCTCACGGTTGTCCCCGATACCGATGCGGATCAAGGTGCTCCTGCGCAGTTTCACAAAGGTTGAAAACAAAGGCGTAAGCGAGAATTTAAATAACTCATCGCGCGGAACATGTCGCTGCTAGCGCAACCTTATATGCATATCATACACTGAAAGAATACAACCGATTGCAGAAGCTTTCGTAACTCGCAATTGAGATCACATTTGCTTGCGGTCGCCTTTAGCTATCAACTGGGAATTTTTGTTATCAGTGTGGTCGTAATGAAAGAGGAAGTTATATGTTTTTTCTAGAGACCGGATTCCACGGCATAAGCAAAGTGTAGCTTTTATTTGCTTGTATCTTTTTACAAATTTTGCGCTGTGGTCGGGGTTACGTTGAGTGATATTCGCGAGTGCTGCACAAGAATATCGCAGTGAATTAAAGTTGATGGTGTTACACTATATTAATGGCAAGTACGTAAGATAACAAGTAAACTGTGTATTACCGCCTTATGTTATTTGAAAAATGCTTACACAACCTAAAAACTTGGTGGAGTTCAAGCGAAACGTGAATAAGAAGCGCGGGAGAGTgcttatatacagggtgttttttagacattacagatttttaaataaaaatgctatgacagtcgggcccctgtcgtcttcgtaaacgaactctacgccgaagcggaaaaactttgctgcgcctaaagttacattcaagtgagtaatgaacataaatttcttgaagggactgtctaccgtccttcatcgcttttctgttttgtaccgcaatagaaagcgtactgtTTGAAGTGTCCaaacttgcagcggtttctctggaaagtgaatagaaatttttaaaacaaaatttttcgatctgcgttaggtcttcttccattggtgtgaaacatgcccacaacaccggttggtggacgcgatgacgactgTAGTGCCGGCAAAAATTataaccgaaagcacatgtgatttctgtaggattactttattttcgctgaacactattgtaatgaatgtaacagtcgttttcagcgcgctagcggttaaatgaagccttattatacgattacagaacacttgttttgctgtaatcgcagtctatgtgtttattttagcactgctgccgcaatccaagccaggTCGATtgatcaaaaagagacaataaatgcgcgccttcacagcgcagcacatgtgagacatcccaacatcaatacagcggcacagtacgaccagcgcggagagccgcatggcatagcgcatgagttgaagcagacgaaatcgaagacggcgccgcaagcagcgccaccgggcgccttatTGGatgcctcagaaaaaaaaaagaaaaaaattactctctgacgcaaacCGAAAGGTGCCTCCAGTGCacaaaatacaatttcaagttatacatgtttgtttttaagcaaaatgagtctacctacgaggatttcttgtcctaccagtagattgaacgaCATCGCCGTTGGGCGACGCTAGCGCTCATCCTTTCATGATTTTCAACatgaaattaaaaatataattccttttctaTGGGGccaaagcatgctcgttgccgccaatgtgacgaacgatctcctcattttcaccacaatcagaaaaacatttgtgagcggtagacagtccctttaacgtttAAATTATGAACCTAATTATGAATTATGAATGCATAATTCATAATTCATAATTATGAATTATGAATTGTGTTGCTTATATGGAAGAGTTGAAGGACGTGGCAATAcatggcatgcccattttttttaaattgcgaaaaacgcacgtaatttcatataatcaccgaaattcaaggccccgatgtAGGCGAAACCGAAAGTACCGGGTGCGCGAGAAATCCGTCATCCCTGTCACGTTAAGATGAAAGCTCAAGTgaatatttttgaaaaaaaaaaggctcgtcgCAGCAGAATATGTTCAGGAgaaacggcaagtcgtcccaaatacccGAATGGAcctcttattctttgcgtttagTGGGCactgcttatctgtttctttcgcgctgtacggaagaaaaccgcaatttccactttttctttcactgcaCAGCTTAAAACTAGACGGCACCTACTGCGGCGCTCCTTCTCGCAGAGAAGCGAAGGAGTTATTTGCACTTCTTtcgagtttaacaaagaaacgggtAAGCACTACAcaacaaacgcaaagaataagcggtccaataataggggatggatggatggatgctatgagcgtcccctttataacgaggcggtgacatgtctgccaccaggctcaaaaaaaaaaaaaaaaccttccttgtttcatgttggcctgataccttatctacattgattaaatctatgttattataccaaaaaaatataaattcacggtccatctctctgcctcttaagacagaatgaccttattttttccccattatttatttttgtactttatctctacctttctgccaccaatactccaaccgtctcttacttatttctatcgcggccgtgttcagctttccattgttctccctaaaacccaaggcttcctgtagactcgtgcccacacgtatacctgggtgaatatcgccacattcaatcagtacatgttccatcgtttccttagttcccccgcagcatgtacattgttcttcttcgttactgaatctcgctttataactacacgttctaaggcagcccgaccttgcttgaaacagtaaagcgcttccccttgaattatcataaaacctttccctccttatttcgttttttccctttcggtagttactcagagccggcttcttttccatcgctgacatccaataagtcctctccgcctctctgaccttccgcttaatgctcctttttgccatatcgcccgcactgctagccgtatatttactggtgagcctcctagttctttttctccactgcgtgtcaacgctttttctatacaaatacctgaaaatcttctctgcccatctactcttcttcattttcctcagcctctcttcgaatctcattttgctctgagctttcctcacttcaaagcctgtccatcccatatcaccctttaccgcctgatttgtcgtcttcccgtgagcgcccaacgcgaggcggcccacctgtcctttgatttacatccattcctgattgtacctctgacttcatgcacaccaccgAGTTCTACCTAACAAACGATCTACCGAACAAACAACTCCATCTGTAGTACGGCTCCGTAACtcgctccgtgttcgcagcgcacgctaaccgaaggaagcaaaagaaaaataaaagctgagGGATAAGGTGGTGTAAAGCGAAGAGTAGACGCGGCGTGcggaatgtgtactgtgtgtacttcggcgcacactgccttgcgaagcttgcaaagcgatggctgtgtggatctttgcgatcgggtctcgagtggcggcactgatttaccgcggacgcgcgcaacagcgtctgtggcactgcctacacacgtTTACATACGTAttcattgctttcgtcgatctgcaacaccgataaACTAACGTTGGTGAATTATGCTCTCGCGCGCGTGTGACGGACTATTTTCGCGCCCCGTGTTGCTGCTGGCCACGATTTTGGCCCATGCCAGCAAAAGGGCGAAAATGGCGGAACAACCGCCGAACGGAGAAAGACGGGCCGTAAAACGAGCCTGGTTTGCGAACAAGTGAGCGGCTCAGGCACCCCTCGTCGCGTGCGCAGAAGGGGACGCGTCCCTGCAACCCCGTGGCGATGACGAGGATGCTGTCCTGACGGAAAGGCGGCCAGGGGGACTGGGGAGACAAGACGAACCATCCCCATCTGGGCTCTGGAatcgtctctctttttttttttttttttgcagtagccCGAAGAGCTGCGAACGGACCGCGGAGTAACCCAGttgtatacaccaatttcacaaggaggctgccatttttaaagctcgccaccgccgcagcgccgtctagcgtctgcgatgtttcgccgcccttccggtgtgtggggttccgcggcggtgtatgcagcatatacgctcggttcacaaggtatcgctgttcttcgcggtacacgggcaaaacagagcaacgcttcgcgagtgtaaaggcgctggtaaataatcgc includes these proteins:
- the LOC125757137 gene encoding uncharacterized protein LOC125757137 — protein: MFPIMSDWSDSSSDSDVLPDFSFLESWDEEAEKKAGTGRTKQKRCPMGMWYYNLSERQRRAEDERIARELAHVEADFREVQKFEITYAPIEYRTRGSSLSPRTPPPRVSSRPSPQPSTSRAGLPESFCGAHLPRRVTFRLTDGSSSDDEGAGATRRSSHRIVSSSDDDNGASAPRTLEGSVADSSTLNKDPGESSSGVVQLSKDRETSGALLYSILDEEAGGESDAGRASSSLTKADVVQRRRKRIEERQNLVEEMSSGSRSSSDKSTLKRSILQTFVITPKSRRISGRISYVPRTLYAEAVRATPSPKSSSEESPASLEQREPRPLFYLSSAASSFTDEPARSTSTPVGMLYSTPLRVISLPDTSAAHAPHYPRGLFVTKAASADRTQRAGRRRRRQVLDRGETHVLAKLPEPGFAAAGSISRGAQPPKKSPSAALSPVPHAVTSDTRPPQASRRHDERSTSQTSVGSANRSTLIRIGIGDNRERVLSSDALSPSSALVSFCSPSRSRTSQVAQHTRTDQVLGMFSNPSCSRDTSPHQAKEDDQRRSRRQLGLPPEHGLLPEKPPATKEARPVKMSEAQLPTAVVLQQPREPPKFRGTPCDDPEDWLEQFERVATINKWNDEAKLQWVYFTLEESARTWFINHKSVLRTWEDFKGSLLRTFSSVARKERAERQLHSRFQLPNESVAVFVEEMKHLFGRADPEMPEKKKLGFLIRGVKEELFAGLMRNPPQTVSQFVTEAAAMEKILDVRRRQYGRPALVGGTSPAELNAVTVSNLRDTIKAVVQEELRKMFPSSCPQVATLSDVVRQEVQQALGTGPLVPPSQEPEWAPRGPQIVSYAAAARHPVRPAQPTYSPPPRPQPNVYRPPAERAVPRKSDVWRTDDHRPLCFHCGEPGHLYRNCFYRNLGIRGFHVGASRPQPGQRPAEIEDYLQRQSSPAGRYRSPSPSSRRYPSPHPANTGASRGRSPSPHLGN